One segment of Vicugna pacos unplaced genomic scaffold, VicPac4 scaffold_20, whole genome shotgun sequence DNA contains the following:
- the LOC140693652 gene encoding uncharacterized protein has product MAARLGSATAGGPEPRSLPPLLTRDAGRIGDPGGCPRVAGAGIAAAAASAPSVDTGADAASAGTAADAVSAPSAGIAAAAASAPSAGTAASAGNAADAASAPSAGTAASTGTAARPAPSAGTAAAAASAGTAADAASAPSAGTAAAAASAPSAGTAASAGNAADAASAPSAGTAASTATADRPAPSAGTAAAAASAAGTAADAVSAGTAASAGNAADAASAGTAADAVSAPSAGIAASTAIAALPAPSAGTATAAASAPSAGTAAAAASAPSASTAAADPPAPSAGTAAAAASAPSAGTAASTATAARPAPSAGTAARPAPSAGTAAAAASAPSAGTAAAAASAPSAGTSTAAASAASAGTAAADPPAPSAGTAAAAASAPSAGTAASTATAARPAPSAGTAAAAASAPSAGTAAAAASAPSAGTSTAAASAASAGTAAADPPAPSAGTAAAAASAPSAGTAASTATAARPAPSAGTAARPAPSAGTAAAAASAPSAGTAAAAASAPSAGTAASAGNAASAPSAGTAASTSTAARPAPSAGTAAAAASVVGNAADAASAPSAGIADSTAIAALPAPSAGTAAAAASAPSAGTAASVGNAADAASAPSAGTAAAAASAPSAGTAASTGTAARPAPSAGTAAAAASAGTAADAASAPSAGTAAAAASAPSAATAASTATAARPAVGQEPLHRRKVKMHVHNFKKVTSIYDVIRTT; this is encoded by the exons atggccgcgcgcttggggtccgcaacTGCCGGCGGCCCCGAGccccgttcactgccaccgctgctgaccagaGACGCCGGTCGGATCGGCGACCCCGGGGGCtgtccccgcgtggcgggag ccggcatcgcagccgccgccgcttcagctcCTTCAGTCgataccggcgccgatgccgcctcagcaggcacggcagccgacgccgtctcagccccttcagccggcatcgcagccgccgccgcctcggccccctcagccggaacagccgcctcagccggtaacgccgccgatgccgcctcagccccttcagccggcaccgcagcctctaccggcaccgccgcccgcccagccccctcagctggcaccgcagccgccgccgcttcagccggtaccgccgccgatgccgcctcagccccctcagccggcactgcagccgccgccgcctcggccccctcagccggaacagccgcctcagcaggtaatgccgccgatgccgcctcagccccttcagccggcaccgcagcctctaccgccaccgccgaccgcccagccccctcagctggcaccgcagccgccgctgcttcagccg ccgggaccgccgccgatgccgtctcagccggaacagccgcctcagcaggtaacgccgccgatgccgcctcagcaggcacggccgccgacgccgtctcagccccttcagccggcatcgcagcctcaaccgccatcgccgccctcccagccccctcagccggcaccgcaaccgccgccgcttcagccccttcagccggcactgcagctgccgccgcctcagccccttcagccagcACCGCAGCCGctgaccccccagccccctcagccggcaccgcagccgccgccgcctcggccccttcagccggcaccgcagcctctaccgccaccgccgcccgcccagccccctcagccggcaccgccgcccgcccagccccctcagccggcaccgcagctgccgccgcctcagccccttcagccggcaccgcagccgccgccgcctcggccccctcagccggtacctccactgctgccgcctcagccgcctcagccggcaccgcagccgccgaccccccagccccctcagccggcaccgcagccgccgccgcctcggccccttcagccggcaccgcagcctctaccgccaccgccgcccgcccagccccctcagccggcaccgcagctgccgccgcctcagccccttcagccggcaccgcagccgccgccgcctcggccccctcagccggtacctccactgctgccgcctcagccgcctcagccggcaccgcagccgccgaccccccagccccctcagccggcaccgcagccgccgccgcctcggccccttcagccggcaccgcagcctctaccgccaccgccgcccgcccagccccctcagccggcaccgccgcccgcccagccccctcagccggcaccgcagctgccgccgcctcagccccttcagccggcaccgcagccgccgccgcctcggccccctcagccggaacagccgcctcagccggtaacgccgcctcagccccttcagccggcaccgcagcctcaacctccaccgccgcccgcccagccccctcagctggcaccgcagccgccgccgcttcagtcg tcggtaacgccgccgatgccgcctcagccccttcagccggcatcgcagactcaaccgccatcgccgccctcccagccccctcagccggcaccgcagccgccgccgcttcggccccctcagccggaacagccgcctcagtcggtaacgccgccgatgccgcctcagccccttcagccggcaccgcagccgccgccgcctcggccccttcagccggcaccgcagcctctaccggcaccgccgcccgcccagccccctcagctggcaccgcagccgccgccgcttcagccgggaccgccgccgatgccgcctcagccccctcagccggcaccgcagccgccgccgcctcggccccctcagccgccaccgccgcctcaaccgccaccgccgcccgcccagctgtgggtcaggagccgctgcacagacg